AATAGCCTCCTCGAAATCAGATTCGAAATCTTCATCCTTAACATTATCCAAGGGTTCCCGCTGAAGCTCATCCATTAACTCATCATCTGTGTCTTCATGCTTTCCAGAGAGTCTTCTCTTCAGAATAGACTCGAGGATTGACGGAAGTGCCCCCTCGTTAAAGTTCTTGAAATAGTCCTCCATCTGTAGTTTTAATTCTACACACAATATATAACAAACCACGCAGCTCACAATCCGTACTTGGAGCAAACCAATCGACAAAGTTGACAAAAGGATGTATTATGTTAACCTTTGTTGCTCACATCTTCCACCTCATTCGTCACCTCTTTCTTGTCTTCTAAATTCCCCACGCTAGCTTCGGACTCATCGTTGTCATTTCCAGATGAAAAAAATCGAATTGTCGCAGGCAAACGGTGGATCAACGCTGCATTTTCAGTGATGTAGCCACCATAACAATTCGTACAACGATTAGAAACAATAGATTTGAGTTCGAGGTTGCGAAAGGAGAAGAGATTGCGAGAGTGTAGATGTAAATTCCTGAGCAGAGCTCCTCTCATGGCGTACAAGCTCTCCGAGGGTTCGGAGTGGAGAAGCTTCTCTTGGGTAAGAAACTTGCAGTCTTATTAACATCGTACTGTTACGTATAATTATCCTACCAGTTGGGCTTACGGCGCTACTGGGCCTTCTTATTTGGTTTATTCTCCCTTGCAAAAGAGAAAGGTAGTTGCAATGAATGTATGAATGTTTTAAAATCTATAATTTTGTttgtaaatt
The genomic region above belongs to Primulina huaijiensis isolate GDHJ02 unplaced genomic scaffold, ASM1229523v2 scaffold207734, whole genome shotgun sequence and contains:
- the LOC140966697 gene encoding uncharacterized protein produces the protein MRGALLRNLHLHSRNLFSFRNLELKSIVSNRCTNCYGGYITENAALIHRLPATIRFFSSGNDNDESEASVGNLEDKKEVTNEVEDVSNKELKLQMEDYFKNFNEGALPSILESILKRRLSGKHEDTDDELMDELQREPLDNVKDEDFESDFEEAIETDEEIDDLYNAREIVMKKMTSDPYGNMDDRKWDEMIKEATEHGYLKDTRECEE